The following are from one region of the Salvia splendens isolate huo1 chromosome 2, SspV2, whole genome shotgun sequence genome:
- the LOC121765132 gene encoding trafficking protein particle complex subunit 6B-like, protein MVREVSESCVESLLAEIVLSYCSGFYANKPELAARRIEAIGFQVGHQLSERYTMDRPRFTDNLDAIKFICKDFWSELFKKQIDNLKTNHRGTFVLQDNRFRWLAHMSVDPSVQASGNIQDPSAMAENKSAQATGMHLYFPCGIIRGALSNLGIECAVSADISNLPACSFVIRIKA, encoded by the exons ATGGTGAGAGAAGTATCGGAAAGTTGTGTGGAGAGTTTGCTTGCAGAGATAGTGCTATCGTATTGCTCAGGCTTCTACGCCAACAAACCCGAGCTCGCAGCGCGGAGGATCGAAGCCATCGGCTTTCAGGTCGGTCACCAATTAAGTGAAAG GTACACAATGGATCGACCAAGGTTCACCGATAACCTAGACGCCATCAAGTTTATCTGCAAGGACTTTTGGTCCGAACTCTTCAAGAAACAGATAGATAACTTAAAGACAAATCATAGA GGTACTTTTGTATTGCAAGATAATCGATTTCGATGGCTAGCACATATGTCTGTTGACCCATCAGTTCAAGCATCTGGCAATATTCAAGATCCTTCAGCAATGGCGGAAAACAAATCAGCTCAGGCTACTGGAATGCACCTATACTTTCCTTGTGGAATCATCCGAGGAGCACTTTCAAACTTGGGAATTGAATGTGCAGTTTCTGCAGATATATCCAACCTCCCAGCAT GTTCTTTTGTTATCAGAATAAAGGCATGA
- the LOC121765143 gene encoding zeta-carotene desaturase, chloroplastic/chromoplastic-like, giving the protein MAAASASICLPANGSRPDFRIGSSSKQLNRFRRLTIRSDLDSNVSDMRTNAPKGLFPPEPEHYRGPKLKVAIIGAGLAGMSTAVELLDQGHEVDIYDSRSFIGGKVGSFVDKKGNHIEMGLHVFFGCYNNLFRLLKKVGAEKNLLVKDHTHTFVNKGGEIGELDFRFPVGAPLHGINAFLTTNQLEPYDKARNAVALALSPVVRALVDPDGAMRNIRDVDNISFSDWFISKGGTRKSIQRMWDPVAYALGFIDCDNISARCMLTIFSLFATKTEASLLRMLKGSPDVYLSGPIKNYILEKGGRFHLRWGCREILYDKAADGGVYVKGLAISKATQKQIIKADAYVAACDVPGIKRLLPQSWRDSEFFDNIYKLVGVPVVTVQLRYNGWVTELKDLERSRQLREAAGLDNLLYTPDADFSCFSDLALSSPADYYLEGQGSLLQCVLTPGDPYMSLPNNEIIERVSKQVLDLFPSAQGLEVTWSSVVKIAQSLYREGPGKDPFRPDQKTPIKNFFLAGSYTKQDYIDSMEGATLSGRQASAYICDAGEVLVVLRKALDATEFEETATSDELTFV; this is encoded by the exons ATGGCTGCTGCTTCCGCTTCTATTTGTCTTCCGGCAAATGGGAGCCGCCCGGATTTCCGTATTGGCTCATCTTCCAAACAGCTCAACAGATTTCGTAGGTTAACAATCCGCTCTGATTTGGACTCCAATGTCTCCGACATGAGGACTAATG CTCCAAAAGGTTTATTTCCACCGGAACCTGAGCATTACCGCGGCCCTAAGCTAAAAGTGGCGATTATCGGAGCAGGGCTTgctggcatgtcgactgcagtGGAGCTTTTGGACCAAGGTCATGAG GTAGATATATATGATTCGAGGTCTTTCATTGGTGGAAAAGTTGGTTCTTTTGTAGACAAGAAGGGAAATCACATTGAAATGGGACTGCACGTTTTCTTCGGATGCTACAATAATCTGTTTCGTTTATTGAAAAAG GTTGGAGCTGAGAAAAATTTGCTTGTGAAGGATCATACTCACACTTTTGTCAACAAAGGCGGTGAAATTGGCG AACTGGATTTTCGCTTCCCAGTTGGAGCACCACTTCATGGAATTAATGCATTCCTGACGACAAATCAGCTTGAG CCTTATGATAAAGCAAGAAATGCAGTGGCTCTCGCCCTTAGTCCAGTTGTAAGGGCTCTTGTCGATCCAGATGGAGCTATGCGAAACATACGTGATGTAGACAAT ATAAGCTTCTCGGACTGGTTCATTTCTAAAGGGGGGACCCGCAAGAGCATCCAGAGGATGTGGGATCCTGTGGCTTATGCCCTGGGATTCATCGATTGTGATAATATTAGCGCGCGCTGTATGCTCACTATATTTTCACTTTTTGCTACTAAAACCGAGGCCTCCCTTCTTCGCATGCTTAAAGGTTCTCCAGATGTTTATTTGAGTGGTCCAATCAAAAACTATATCCTGGAAAAGGGTGGCAG GTTTCATTTGAGGTGGGGATGCAGAGAAATCCTTTATGATAAAGCTGCTGATGGAGGTGTATATGTAAAGGGGCTTGCCATATCCAAG GCTACTCAAAAGCAAATCATAAAAGCCGATGCTTATGTAGCAG CTTGTGATGTCCCCGGAATTAAAAGATTGCTTCCCCAAAGCTGGAGGGACTCGGAATTCTTTGACAATATTTATAAACTTGTGGGAGTACCCGTTGTCACTGTGCAACTGCGATATAATGGCTGGGTTACGGAGCTAAAGGACTTGGAACGTTCAAG GCAATTGAGGGAAGCTGCAGGCCTGGACAACCTACTTTACACTCCGGATGCAGATTTTTCATGTTTTTCTGACCTTGCACTGTCGTCACCAGCAGATTATTACCTTGAGGGCCAAGGGTCATTGCTTCA GTGTGTACTTACTCCTGGAGACCCTTACATGTCTCTACCGAACAACGAAATCATAGAGAGAGTATCAAAGCAG GTTTTGGACCTGTTCCCATCTGCCCAAGGTCTGGAGGTCACCTGGTCGTCCGTTGTGAAAATTGCACAGTCCTTGTATCGAGAAGGCCCCGGTAAAGATCCGTTCAGACCTGACCAGAAGACGCCCATCAAGAACTTCTTCCTGGCTGGCTCCTACACTAAACAG GATTACATTGATAGCATGGAAGGAGCGACACTGTCTGGTAGGCAAGCGTCTGCCTACATATGCGACGCGGGAGAGGTGCTGGTTGTGCTACGGAAGGCTCTTGACGCCACTGAATTCGAAGAAACTGCGACATCGGATGAGCTAACATTTGTCTGA